The following nucleotide sequence is from Aneurinibacillus soli.
TTTTGAGACTGCCCGCCTGCTTCGTGAACATGAAGAACTCGCGTTTGATTATCTTTCACTTAGTCTGGGCGTGGATTATGAAACGCACATGGAATCGGTTATTTACTTGTACTCCTATACAAAAGGAGAAAATGTGTGCATCAAAGTAAAAGTAGATCGCGATAACCCGCATGTTGCATCGGTTATGCCGATCTGGCCAGGTGCCGATTGGTTCGAGAGGGAGACGTACGATCTTCTCGGGATTGTGTATGAAGGACATGCAAACTTAAAACGCATCATGCTTCCGGAAACATGGGTTGGGTACCCGCTGCGTAAAGACTATGTACAGTACGACGGGGAGGTGTGAGGACAGTGAGCCAGAGCACAGGAATCAGAACAGAAGAAATGCTGCTGAATGTCGGGCCTCAGCACCCGAGTACGCACGGTGTATTCCGGATGATTGTCAAGATTGACGGGGAGACGATAACCGAATGTATTCCGATTATTGGGTATTTGCATCGTGGAACCGAGAAGCTTGCTGAGAACCTGAACTATACACAGATTATCCCGTATACGGATCGTATGGATTACATCGCAGCGATGTCGAACAACTACATGATGGTGCACACTGTTGAGACGATGATGGGGCTTGAAATCCCGGAACGTGCAGAATACTTGCGCGTGATCGTGCTCGAATTGCAGCGGGTAGCCAGCCACTTGCTATGGTTTGGTACATATTTGCTTGACCTGGGTGCCTTGAGCCCGCTCTTATATGCGTTCGTTGATCGGGAAAAAATCCTGAGTTTCTTTACCGAAATCTCAGGTGCTCGCCTCACGTACAATTATATGCGGGTTGGCGGCGTGAAATGGGATGCTCCAGAGGGCTGGCTTGAAAAAGTGGACGAGTTCGTGCCGTATATGCGCAAGCAGCTTCAGGATTATCATGGACTTGTTACAGGGAATGAAGTATTTGAGAATCGTGTAAAAGGGGTCGGAATTATTACGAGAGAAGAAGCGATTGCATATTCCATGAGCGGTGTGCAGCTTCGTGCATCGGGTGTGAAGTGGGACTTGCGCAAAGATCAGCCGTATTCCATCTATGATCGGTTTGATTTCGAAGTCCCGACAGAGACAGCAGGGGATTGCTTTGCTCGCTATATGATCCGCTTCCGTGAAATGGTAGAATCCCTCAATATTATTGAGCAGGCTTTAAAGCAGATGCCGGATAGCGGCGAGATCATAGCCAAAGTTCCGCGTATCATTAAAGCCCCACAGGGTGAGGCATTTACAAGAGTGGAGGCACCGCGTGGCGAGATCGGCTGCTATATTGCAAGCAACGGGAAAGACAAACCGTATCGCATCAAATTCCGCCGTCCATCCTTTGCCAACCTTCAAATTCTTCCGAAGCTGATGCAGGGACAGAATATTGCGGACATGGTAGCCATCCTCGGAAGTATTGACATTGTACTTGGGGAGGTTGACGGTTAATGGATGCGTATTTGCAACAAGCATTGGGCTTACAAAATGGCCTTGTCTTTATTCTGTCAGCGGCTGCATTGCTCGGTATTGTACTGGGATTCGTAACGTATTCGATCTATTTTCAACGTAAAATTCTTGGTTGGATGCAGTTGCGTGTCGGTCCAAACCGGGTAGGGCCATTCGGTCTTCTTCAGACCGTGGCAGACGTACTGAAGCTATTATTGAAAGAAGATATTATCCCGAAGGCTGTTGACAAGCCGCTCTTTATTCTGGCGCCTGTTATCGCTTTTACACCGGCGTTCGCGGTGCTTGCGGTCATGCCGTTTACGGAAAATCTGCACTTTGCAGACATTGGAGTAGGGCTGCTGTATTACATTGCGGTATCGGGGATTACCGTACTTGGAGTCATAATGGGTGGATGGGCGTCGAACAATAAATGGGCCCTTATCGGTGCGATGCGTTCGGCTGCACAGATGATCAGTTACGAGATTCCGCTTGTTATGTCGGTTGTCGGTGTTGTATTGATGACAGGCAGCTTGAATTTGATTGATATCGTAGAGAAACAGCGTGAGATGGGCATGTGGTTCTTTATTCCAC
It contains:
- a CDS encoding NADH-quinone oxidoreductase subunit D, producing MLLNVGPQHPSTHGVFRMIVKIDGETITECIPIIGYLHRGTEKLAENLNYTQIIPYTDRMDYIAAMSNNYMMVHTVETMMGLEIPERAEYLRVIVLELQRVASHLLWFGTYLLDLGALSPLLYAFVDREKILSFFTEISGARLTYNYMRVGGVKWDAPEGWLEKVDEFVPYMRKQLQDYHGLVTGNEVFENRVKGVGIITREEAIAYSMSGVQLRASGVKWDLRKDQPYSIYDRFDFEVPTETAGDCFARYMIRFREMVESLNIIEQALKQMPDSGEIIAKVPRIIKAPQGEAFTRVEAPRGEIGCYIASNGKDKPYRIKFRRPSFANLQILPKLMQGQNIADMVAILGSIDIVLGEVDG
- the nuoH gene encoding NADH-quinone oxidoreductase subunit NuoH, with amino-acid sequence MDAYLQQALGLQNGLVFILSAAALLGIVLGFVTYSIYFQRKILGWMQLRVGPNRVGPFGLLQTVADVLKLLLKEDIIPKAVDKPLFILAPVIAFTPAFAVLAVMPFTENLHFADIGVGLLYYIAVSGITVLGVIMGGWASNNKWALIGAMRSAAQMISYEIPLVMSVVGVVLMTGSLNLIDIVEKQREMGMWFFIPQFLGFVVFIIAQLAELSRTPFDLTEAESELISGYHVEYSGFRWAFFMLTEYVYIFAMASLTTVLFLGGWLPPFEFLAFIPGIIWFGLKFAFIVFFIFWLQATFPRMRVDQLMQMGWKVLLPVALLNILITAVLKTVL